The following proteins come from a genomic window of Lycium ferocissimum isolate CSIRO_LF1 chromosome 4, AGI_CSIRO_Lferr_CH_V1, whole genome shotgun sequence:
- the LOC132053316 gene encoding cytochrome P450 CYP72A219-like, translating to MPFHMEISYYNFKIAIFSFAIIFVLRWTWRILNYVWFKPKKLEKCLIQQDLKGNSYKFLFGDMQEMKKMGEEALSKPIDFTHDMIWPRVSPFIHKTITNYGKNCFVWIGPRPAVLITEPELIREVLTKNYVYQKARGSPLSKLLVAGLANHETDKWATHRRLLNPAFHLDKLKHMLPAFKLTVSEVLSKWEKIVLKEGSEIDVWPYLQTLTSDAISRTAFGSSYEEGRKIFELQREQLQLISKVSRTIYIPGWRFLPTKSNKRMKQIFNEVRELVLGIINKRLRMIEAGEEHDDLLGILLASNLKEIQQHGHKKFGMNIDEVIEECKLFYFAGQETTSTLLVWTMILLCKYPIWQERAREEVLQVFGSDEIDYDKLNQLKVVTMILNEVLRLYPSGYFISRLVTKDTKLGNLCLPSGVQLILATILLHHDIEIWGDDAMEFNPKRFSEGILKATKGQVVFFPFSWGPRICIGQNFAMLEAKMAMAMILKHYAFELSPSYAHAPHPLLLQPQYGAQLVLYKM from the exons ATGCCTTTTCATATGGAGATATCATATTATAACTTCAAAATTGCAATATTTTCATTtgcaattatttttgttttaagatGGACATGGAGAATCTTGAATTATGTTTGGTTCAAACCAAAAAAGTTGGAGAAATGCCTAATACAACAAGATCTCAAAGGAAATTCATACAAGTTCTTGTTTGGGGACATGCAAGAGATGAAGAAGATGGGTGAAGAAGCTTTGTCCAAACCTATTGATTTCACACATGACATGATTTGGCCTAGAGTTAGCCCCTTCATTCACAAAACTATCACAAATTATG GTAAGAATTGTTTTGTGTGGATCGGGCCAAGACCAGCAGTACTCATCACAGAACCTGAACTTATAAGGGAGGTGCTAACAAAGAACTACGTTTATCAGAAGGCTCGTGGCAGTCCACTCTCTAAGTTGTTAGTAGCTGGACTTGCAAACCATGAAACAGATAAATGGGCCACACACAGAAGGCTTCTCAATCCTGCTTTTCATCTTGACAAGTTGAAG CATATGCTACCTGCATTCAAATTGACTGTTAGTGAGGTGTTGAGCAAATGGGAGAAAATTGTATTGAAAGAAGGATCAGAAATAGATGTGTGGCCTTATCTTCAAACTTTGACAAGTGATGCAATTTCAAGAACTGCTTTTGGCAGTAGTTatgaagaaggaagaaagatttttgaacTTCAAAGAGAACAACTTCAACTGATCTCAAAAGTGTCACGCACAATATACATTCCAGGATGGAG GTTTTTGCCAACTAAAAGCAACAAAAGGATGAAGCAAATCTTCAACGAAGTAAGAGAACTTGTTTTGGGAATTATCAATAAAAGACTGAGGATGATTGAAGCTGGAGAAGAGCATGATGATTTATTGGGTATATTATTAGCATccaatttaaaagaaattcaaCAACATGGACATAAAAAATTTGGTATGAACATTGATGAGGTGATTGAAGAGTGTAAATTGTTCTATTTTGCTGGGCAAGAGACTACTTCAACTTTACTTGTATGGACAATGATTTTATTGTGCAAGTATCCTatttggcaagaaagagctAGAGAAGAGGTTCTACAAGTTTTTGGAAGTGATGAAATTGACTATGACAAGTTGAATCAGCTAAAAGTA gtgACTATGATCTTAAATGAGGTCTTAAGGTTGTATCCATCAGGATATTTTATCAGTCGACTGGTGACAAAAGACACAAAGTTAGGGAATTTGTGTTTACCCTCTGGGGTGCAACTCATATTAGCAACAATTTTGTTGCATCATGATATTGAAATATGGGGAGATGATGCAATGGAGTTCAATCCCAAGAGATTTAGTGAAGGGAtattaaaagcaacaaaaggacaagttgtattttttccaTTTAGTTGGGGTCCAAGAATATGCATAGGCCAAAACTTTGCTATGTTAGAGGCAAAAATGGCAATGGCCATGATTCTAAAACACTATGCATTTGAACTCTCTCCGTCTTATGCTCATGCTCCTCATCCACTATTGCTTCAACCTCAATATGGTGCTCAATTAGTTTTGTACAAGATGTAG